The following coding sequences are from one Eublepharis macularius isolate TG4126 chromosome 19, MPM_Emac_v1.0, whole genome shotgun sequence window:
- the LOC129346264 gene encoding E3 ubiquitin-protein ligase RNF135-like isoform X2, with protein MAAAAAAADPLENLQGELTCCICLDYFKHPVSIKKCSHSFCRGCITRLCRSKGGKAPCPSCMQDFGLNNLVGNRSLANVVEIVQQLKDDPGAWARKRRSGPELLALFGQDDPEAPGVQTLKLSARCRLGPLEDKVKINEISEQVNMIVEAVSNMRKDGTEMKDYVSGIKSSISEDFRVMQKHLGNQEKMLLEVLDQECRTAEQKIDGMIQPLVSRIDKLLDLQNNSEEMLKSVSPEQEVCMGSSPTADEITLDIPKISSVLHAVKKFKRLLLEMPVPWNGPEQTLQEPSPGTSGTRETLMDVAEHAVASSSNSSQSQDTHQDTSGYSSSVESDGDSSMPGITSQFSQWASSVTFDLKRIHDKLEVTKDKRRVRVSQFTCEYERSPKRFRISQVMGSPGFSEGRHYWEVNTKDSAGWAIGVAVEEIGSRDQLGRNELSWCIEWSNEKLSAWHKGQETQISEEKPLRVGTFLDIPQNCLSFYSCTGSRGDPGNYRPVSLTSIPDTGP; from the exons atggcggcggcggcggcggcggctgaccCGCTTGAAAATCTGCAGGGCGAGCTGACCTGCTGCATCTGTCTGGACTATTTTAAGCATCCGGTGTCGATTAAAAAGTGTTCCCacagcttctgcaggggctgCATCACGCGGCTGTGCAGGAGCAAGGGCGGCAAGGCCCCCTGCCCCAGCTGCATGCAGGACTTCGGCCTGAACAACCTGGTGGGAAACAGGTCCCTGGCCAACGTGGTGGAGATCGTCCAGCAGCTGAAAGACGACCCCGGAGCGTGGGCGAGGAAGCGACGGAGCGGCCCGGAGCTGCTGGCGCTTTTCGGCCAAGATGATCCAGAAGCCCCCGGGGTCCAGACTCTGAAGCTGTCGGCTAGATGCCGCCTGGGTCCGCTCGAG GATAAGGTGAAGATAAATGAAATTTCTGAACAAGTCAACATGATAGTTGAGGCAGTCTCTAACATGAGGAAAGACGGGACTGAAATGAAG GATTATGTATCTGGGATCAAAAGCTCAATTTCGGAAGACTTCCGTGTCATGCAGAAGCACTTGGGCAACCAGGAGAAAATGCTGCTCGAGGTGCTTGACCAAGAATGCAGAACAGCTGAGCAAAAAATTGATGGGATGATTCAACCACTGGTGTCAAGAATCGACAAGCTTTTAGACTTACAAAATAactctgaagaaatgctgaag agtGTCTCACCAGAACAAGAAGTCTGCATGGGTTCTTCTCCTACAGCTGATGAAATTACCCTGGATATTCCGAAGATTAGCAGCGTTTTGCATGCCGTAAAAAAGTTCAAAAGATTATTATTGGAAATGCCAGTGCCGTGGAACGGTCCTGAGCAGACGCTTCAAG AGCCTTCTCCAGGAACAAGCGGGACCAGAGAAACCCTGATGGATGTGGCAGAGCACGCAGTCGCCTCCTCCAGCAATTCTT CCCAGTCTCAAGATACACACCAGGATACTAGTGGCTATTCTTCATCAGTGGAGTCTGACGGAGACAGTTCAATGCCAGGGATTACAAGTCAGTTTTCTCAGT GGGCATCCAGTGTGACATTTGATCTCAAGAGAATCCATGACAAGCTTGAAGTCACTAAAGATAAAAGGAGAGTGAGGGTGTCCCAGTTTACATGTGAATACGAACGCTCCCCGAAGAGATTCCGCATCAGCCAGGTCATGGGCTCGCCCGGTTTCTCTGAAGGGCGCCATTACTGGGAGGTGAACACCAAAGACAGTGCTGGCTGGGCCATCGGTGTCGCTGTCGAAGAAATCGGCAGTCGTGATCAACTAGGGAGAAATGAACTATCCTGGTGCATAGAATGGTCAAATGAAAAGCTCTCCGCGTGGCACAAGGGACAAGAAACTCAAATTAGTGAAGAGAAACCCTTGCGGGTTGGCACCTTTCTCGACATCCCCCAAAACTGCTTATCATTTTATTCTTGCACTG gttccaggggagatccgggaaattacaggccagtcagcctgacgtcaataccgg ATACAGGACCATGA
- the LOC129346264 gene encoding E3 ubiquitin-protein ligase RNF135-like isoform X1, with protein MAAAAAAADPLENLQGELTCCICLDYFKHPVSIKKCSHSFCRGCITRLCRSKGGKAPCPSCMQDFGLNNLVGNRSLANVVEIVQQLKDDPGAWARKRRSGPELLALFGQDDPEAPGVQTLKLSARCRLGPLEDKVKINEISEQVNMIVEAVSNMRKDGTEMKDYVSGIKSSISEDFRVMQKHLGNQEKMLLEVLDQECRTAEQKIDGMIQPLVSRIDKLLDLQNNSEEMLKSVSPEQEVCMGSSPTADEITLDIPKISSVLHAVKKFKRLLLEMPVPWNGPEQTLQEPSPGTSGTRETLMDVAEHAVASSSNSSQSQDTHQDTSGYSSSVESDGDSSMPGITSQFSQWASSVTFDLKRIHDKLEVTKDKRRVRVSQFTCEYERSPKRFRISQVMGSPGFSEGRHYWEVNTKDSAGWAIGVAVEEIGSRDQLGRNELSWCIEWSNEKLSAWHKGQETQISEEKPLRVGTFLDIPQNCLSFYSCTGKETCLHTFEIKIVSPVYPAFWIYGGGAGEFLTIYNSKRS; from the exons atggcggcggcggcggcggcggctgaccCGCTTGAAAATCTGCAGGGCGAGCTGACCTGCTGCATCTGTCTGGACTATTTTAAGCATCCGGTGTCGATTAAAAAGTGTTCCCacagcttctgcaggggctgCATCACGCGGCTGTGCAGGAGCAAGGGCGGCAAGGCCCCCTGCCCCAGCTGCATGCAGGACTTCGGCCTGAACAACCTGGTGGGAAACAGGTCCCTGGCCAACGTGGTGGAGATCGTCCAGCAGCTGAAAGACGACCCCGGAGCGTGGGCGAGGAAGCGACGGAGCGGCCCGGAGCTGCTGGCGCTTTTCGGCCAAGATGATCCAGAAGCCCCCGGGGTCCAGACTCTGAAGCTGTCGGCTAGATGCCGCCTGGGTCCGCTCGAG GATAAGGTGAAGATAAATGAAATTTCTGAACAAGTCAACATGATAGTTGAGGCAGTCTCTAACATGAGGAAAGACGGGACTGAAATGAAG GATTATGTATCTGGGATCAAAAGCTCAATTTCGGAAGACTTCCGTGTCATGCAGAAGCACTTGGGCAACCAGGAGAAAATGCTGCTCGAGGTGCTTGACCAAGAATGCAGAACAGCTGAGCAAAAAATTGATGGGATGATTCAACCACTGGTGTCAAGAATCGACAAGCTTTTAGACTTACAAAATAactctgaagaaatgctgaag agtGTCTCACCAGAACAAGAAGTCTGCATGGGTTCTTCTCCTACAGCTGATGAAATTACCCTGGATATTCCGAAGATTAGCAGCGTTTTGCATGCCGTAAAAAAGTTCAAAAGATTATTATTGGAAATGCCAGTGCCGTGGAACGGTCCTGAGCAGACGCTTCAAG AGCCTTCTCCAGGAACAAGCGGGACCAGAGAAACCCTGATGGATGTGGCAGAGCACGCAGTCGCCTCCTCCAGCAATTCTT CCCAGTCTCAAGATACACACCAGGATACTAGTGGCTATTCTTCATCAGTGGAGTCTGACGGAGACAGTTCAATGCCAGGGATTACAAGTCAGTTTTCTCAGT GGGCATCCAGTGTGACATTTGATCTCAAGAGAATCCATGACAAGCTTGAAGTCACTAAAGATAAAAGGAGAGTGAGGGTGTCCCAGTTTACATGTGAATACGAACGCTCCCCGAAGAGATTCCGCATCAGCCAGGTCATGGGCTCGCCCGGTTTCTCTGAAGGGCGCCATTACTGGGAGGTGAACACCAAAGACAGTGCTGGCTGGGCCATCGGTGTCGCTGTCGAAGAAATCGGCAGTCGTGATCAACTAGGGAGAAATGAACTATCCTGGTGCATAGAATGGTCAAATGAAAAGCTCTCCGCGTGGCACAAGGGACAAGAAACTCAAATTAGTGAAGAGAAACCCTTGCGGGTTGGCACCTTTCTCGACATCCCCCAAAACTGCTTATCATTTTATTCTTGCACTGGTAAGGAAACTTGCTTACATACGTTTGAAATCAAAATAGTGAGTCCCGTTTACCCAGCTTTTTGGATCTATGGTGGGGGTGCAGGTGAATTCTTAACTATATATAATAGCAAGAGGAGCTAG